Part of the Sulfuricella denitrificans skB26 genome is shown below.
TTCGATTTCGACGAGCGGTTTGATCTTCAACTTCTGACCAGCAATGAACCGTTGGACAAGCTCAAGGCACGCTTGCAGCATGCCCGACTAGTTCTCACCCTTGAAGGGGATGAGGTTGCAAAGTCACTTGCTGAAAAGCTGGTCTTCGGTGGAACTGTCGCGGCTCTGGAGGCTTTCCTATGGGAGACGGTAGATTACTGGGTTGAGCATGACGAAAGGGCTCTACACGATATCGTGACGCGAATCCCAGCGCTGAAAGATCAACCGATGAAGCTCGGTGACATCTTCAAGCAACATGCCGGCCTAAAGGAGTACGTTAAGGGTTACTTACAGAATCTCGTCTGGCATCGCTGGGATAGAGTTGCACCGCTATTCAAAACCGGACTCGGCATAGAGCCCCCCAGTTTCAAGCCATTTGAGGAAGCACTCGTCAAACGCCATCATATTGTTCATCGAAGCGGCCACGACAAGACTGGGAATCCAATCTCTGTAACGAAGGAAGAAATAGGTTCACTGTGCGATATGATTGAAGTATTCGCCACTGAAATCCATGCCAAGCTGGCACCGCGAGGTCTTCCATTGAGTGAGAAAAATGACTGGACGTAAGCAGTCGGATTCCCGGCTGAGTCCAACGTCAGTGCTTTGGCCGAACTCCAGATCATCCGGATGATCGCGGCGACCTTCCGGTTCTCGGCCTAAGTGGACTTTTCCAATACTCAAAGATCATGTCTGCTTCACGTTAATAAGCAGACTCAGCGCTAGAAGTTGCAGTACCTAAGGTCAACTATACTAGTCAGGACAGAGTGACTTTTTGTCCCATTTATAAACGCTCTCTGGCAAACTCTTCAGCACATGGCGCTCGTTTCGAAAATATGAAGCGGATACATTCTCCATAACATAAAGAGGCAGAAGTAAGCTCTTTTTTTCCTCCCATTCTTTCTTCGAGATACCGCGCTTCTTGCCTCTGGCGTCCATGCTGAATAAACGCTGGAACTGGCGAGGTGCAACACCGGTGTAAGCAATGAACGCAACTTTATCTTGGTAAGTCGCGCCTTCTGGAGCTTCCGATACAATTTCCTCGTTGTGAAGGAATTGCGCTCTACTTTTGGGATACGGCTCCAAATAGACAACCTGCTTCAAGCCGGCCGCAATAATGTGTTTTGCACAATTGTGGCAAGGAAATGTGGTTACATACATGGAAAAATCCTGTACGGCAACGCCCCGTCGTGCGCTATCTATCAGCGCAGCCATCTCCGCATGAACTGGTCGTGAAAACTCGCCAATATTCATGAATTGCGTTCCGTCTAATTTTTTCAGCAATTCCTTCGCGATGTCGTCTGTTTGTTTTCCACCTTCCTTAAGCAAACCTGCGCTCTCGATGCGACCCAAGAGTTCTGTAAGTACAGACGTTTTTATATCTTTTGCTCGGTCGTCACCTTTTTCTTCTAGGGCTTGATCTCTCGGGTCGCCGGACACATCTCGCCAATATAGTCCGCCTCCAGCGCGAGGGATTTCATTCATTCCAGTTGCAACAATACTCAAATCCCTTAACGCCGGACTTCTTGGCTCATACTCATGTTTCACTATTACTGCACCGACCTGCCTGTTGTAATCCGATGACCGAAGCGATGCTGACCATGCTTGGTGCATCGCATATTCGCGTTGATAGGGCGTTTCAAAAGGATGGCCAAATAGCAGTCTAACGAATCTTTCTACTGCCTTTTCGCCACCCTCATTGGTGAGGTCAATAAAAAAATCTGCCAGCGGATAGGTGTCTCTTGTGTTCTGCCCGAATTTCGGATCGACCGACTGATTCTCATCGTCCTCGATGATCTTCACTGCCAGCCCGACATAATGGGAGTTTTTACTTTTAGTGGGATCAGGTGCGCACCGTTTAGCGAGACTTTCTCCCCGCTTCGTTTTTGGTTCATGGCCTGCAATAAGCACGAATGCTGAACCGTAAACTTGTCGGAGCAACTCCACCTCTCTCGGATGTTTCAGTTGGTCCAGGATATACGCATGTGCAATTCTTGGGCGATCTGGGCTACCTGATGCTGCCGCCCTAATTCTTCGAATTTCGGCGATAGCCGCTAACGCTGGTGCTGCACCTTCTTTTAGTTCTCGCCTAAAATCTAGCGCTACGTCTTGACAATAAATTATTCGCCCCCCTTCATCGTCCCCAATCTTGCTCTTATCATAACCGTGATAATGTTCCAATAACTTTGATACGCGGATGCTTTCGGCTGAATAGCTAAATAATTTGAGATACTCAATCAATACCTCTGAGACATCACCAAGCCGGACTCCCGCTGGACCAACTAGCCCAATTATCAATTCCGGCTTTTCATTTTCACCAGTGATCATATCCCTCCCCTGAAATTACTTAGGCCTTTATTTCAATTGACTTACCGATT
Proteins encoded:
- a CDS encoding anti-phage dCTP deaminase: MITGENEKPELIIGLVGPAGVRLGDVSEVLIEYLKLFSYSAESIRVSKLLEHYHGYDKSKIGDDEGGRIIYCQDVALDFRRELKEGAAPALAAIAEIRRIRAAASGSPDRPRIAHAYILDQLKHPREVELLRQVYGSAFVLIAGHEPKTKRGESLAKRCAPDPTKSKNSHYVGLAVKIIEDDENQSVDPKFGQNTRDTYPLADFFIDLTNEGGEKAVERFVRLLFGHPFETPYQREYAMHQAWSASLRSSDYNRQVGAVIVKHEYEPRSPALRDLSIVATGMNEIPRAGGGLYWRDVSGDPRDQALEEKGDDRAKDIKTSVLTELLGRIESAGLLKEGGKQTDDIAKELLKKLDGTQFMNIGEFSRPVHAEMAALIDSARRGVAVQDFSMYVTTFPCHNCAKHIIAAGLKQVVYLEPYPKSRAQFLHNEEIVSEAPEGATYQDKVAFIAYTGVAPRQFQRLFSMDARGKKRGISKKEWEEKKSLLLPLYVMENVSASYFRNERHVLKSLPESVYKWDKKSLCPD